Proteins encoded by one window of Engraulis encrasicolus isolate BLACKSEA-1 chromosome 21, IST_EnEncr_1.0, whole genome shotgun sequence:
- the LOC134437212 gene encoding doublesex- and mab-3-related transcription factor A1-like, producing the protein MDGASSVRQRQALALSAHHGPSPLPLPSMGLQVPAASLLRHPPPLFLRAAVAACNNPSLERGYPRTPKCARCRNHGVVSALKGHKRFCRWRDCVCAKCTLIAERQRVMAAQVALRRQQAQEESEAREMQFMYGTGTGTSPPVANEAAAVGSGHGGGAPASSHQTPRPTFDMFGNGGDKDEDKLAMKYNLYNGFMARSLFAPTNSPPLPSPTERDDVFARQEKSQTHPADMDTTRASSSSPLGLDHRSDRSGSSPRSLSSSSDLESGSESEMKPNHGESYCVNGAFDLSESRGKNPRDPTNVMMKIFPHLQRDTLDSVLKACAGDIVRAIEMLLTSKDSSNKCSPDRSGPNSARAEDSPGQRQFAIRPPGAATALGLFNSKSAFSPLQNTTSALTGDGVYGLSSRLGISPFRLAYSASPGAAGLPNFMAPYVTSGLLPALPFRSPVDYPFPGVIRDLSCFQTKEPFSGSIYSRLSNEK; encoded by the exons ATGGATGGAGCAAGCAGCGTAAGGCAAAGGCAAGCACTGGCGTTGTCCGCCCACCACGgaccctctcctctgcccctgccGTCTATGGGCCTCCAGGTGCCCGCAGCCTCCCTCCTGCGCCACCCGCCTCCCCTCTTCCTTCGGGCGGCCGTGGCAGCCTGCAACAATCCCTCTCTGGAGCGCGGCTACCCACGCACTCCCAAGTGCGCACGGTGCAGGAACCACGGCGTGGTGTCGGCGCTGAAAGGGCACAAACGCTTCTGCCGCTGGCGGGACTGCGTGTGCGCCAAGTGCACCCTCATCGCGGAGCGTCAGCGCGTCATGGCCGCGCAGGTGGCTCTCCGCAGGCAACAGGCGCAGGAGGAGAGCGAGGCGCGGGAGATGCAGTTTATGTACGGGACCGGGACCGGGACCTCTCCTCCCGTGGCAAACGAGGCAGCAGCAGTCGGATCCGGACACGGTGGTGGAGCGCCAGCAAGTTCCCATCAGACACCGAGACCCACGTTTGATATGTTCGGAAATGGCGGCGATAAAGATG AGGACAAGCTGGCCATGAAGTACAACCTTTACAACGGATTCATGGCGCGGTCCCTGTTCGCCCCGaccaactctcctccactgccctcccCAACCGAGAGGGACGACGTCTTTGCGCGCCAGGAGAAGTCGCAGACGCACCCTGCAGATATGGACACAACCAGGGCCAGTTCATCATCCCCACTGGGGTTAGACCACAGGTCTGACCGCTCAGGCAGCAGCCCCAGGTCTCTGTCATCCTCCTCCGATTTGGAGTCGGGCAGCGAGTCCGAGATGAAACCCAACCACGGCGAGTCCTACTGCGTAAACGGCGCCTTCGACCTGAGCGAATCGAGAGGCAAAAACCCAAGAGACCCGACCAACGTCATGATGAAAATCTTCCCGCACTTACAGCGCGACACTCTGGACTCGGTGCTGAAAGCCTGCGCCGGGGACATTGTCCGAGCCATCGAGATGCTCCTGACCTCAAAGGACTCAAGCAACAAGTGTTCTCCCGACAGGAGTGGACCGAATTCGGCCAGAGCAGAAGACTCCCCCGGGCAGAGGCAGTTCGCTATCCGGCCTCCTGGCGCGGCAACAGCCCTTGGGCTATTCAACTCCAAATCCGCCTTTTCACCTCTCCAAAACACAACGAGTGCGCTTACAGGCGATGGTGTATACGGACTGAGCTCTCGCTTGGGAATCTCCCCGTTTCGGCTGGCCTACTCGGCATCTCCGGGAGCAGCAGGACTACCGAATTTCATGGCACCGTACGTGACCTCTGGGTTGCTTCCCGCGCTCCCGTTCCGATCCCCGGTGGACTATCCGTTCCCGGGGGTCATCCGAGACCTGTCCTGCTTCCAGACCAAAGAGCCGTTCAGTGGCAGCATTTACTCTCGACTGAGCAATGAAAAATAA